The DNA region GATTGTACCATTTCAAACACACCATAATGAAATTATGGTTCATGTTGTAGTtggatattaaaaaatatcttaattaataatgaaaatattcttttaagatAACTTTGTTCAAGTAAAGTAAATATGTGACTTCTATGAAAGATTATGCAATTTAGTGAAGAATCTATCATTTTGTTTACATAATAATGTTGAGGaagttatcaaaatattaattacaaacGAGATGCAAACCAACCaacaatgttaaaaatattaataatatgcaACACCATAATATATTCGGTATAAAAAAACAAGAGTAGTCAAACAACAAATGAAAagacaataaaatttataatagtttttcCAAAGTGACCTACTTCCACACTAAAAAAACAACCAATTCCACTATTATCAATTAGTGGtggaaaagaaaatcaataaaagaatGAAGAACACACTTAAGGGAACATTATCGTAAGTCCGATAAATGTTACTATAGAAACTATTTCTCATGCTCACAATTTCAATCGAGTTAGATTTTCTGAAGAATGTTCAACACGTACTAAAACTGGAATTAAGCTCCCTTCCATAACATCATCCAGGCATAGCTAGTTTTGTAAGTGGTGTAccaaataactaatttattaagGATAATACTGGACAGTTGGTGGAAATAGActttgaatttagaaaatgatttttgtcCAGTCAAAACTCTTAAGCCAAGTGTCAAGTCTCCAAAACATTCAGAAACGTGACTAAAGTGTTTCACAATTTCTTTGctcaatttttcaatttaaccTGCCTATATGGTGCTTCAAATTTGTAGATTTTTCATCAGTTTAGTGTAAAATTCCAATTTCAACTTTAATTGATTCCAATGTAATATAGTATTTTCCCATGATTCTTTTAACCTCCAAAGTTGTGTAAGACATGACTCTAAGTTTATAGCAAGATAAACTTAATGAACTTCAAAATCCCAAAATCCAATTGGTCCATTCTCTTTACCTTCAACTCATGGAATTCTTCatcaataatttgtaaattaatatcaTCCAGACTCCGGGAGAAACACATTCAACCATTAATATGGAAAGAGTttcaataatttgtaaattgaaTTTTCATCTTGTTTTGATTTCATTAAGCATAAACACATAATTTAATCTCCTCTAGTACTCAACAATTCTTGTATAGTTTCTGTCTTAAAAACCCAACCAAACACAATGGCCCTGGATTCCTAAGTCCAGGGGTCCACCATTGTAGAACCATAAGACCCACTTCATAACCTCCTTTTGTTTAATTCTCAGAtttgacatgaatatttatttcatcttaaatgaGTAGCCAATAACAGGCCTAATCatattttcttcttccattACTAATTATCAGAGTTAGAATGTTCATATATGTTTGGAAGTTTAGAAGATAAATAATGACACATCTATTATAAAAAGTTGCACAAAAACTATACATATCTCACAATTATTTCAATAGAAAATTCACCactaaataaattagttatctTATTATCTTGAGATTTAAggctttttaattttttttcccttAACACAGGTCATTTTGATGTGTCACATTACTTCATCTTTATCAACCATTTCATATTCAATATGTGGacataaaaatatttggaaGGATAGATTACCATATAAACAAAATGGAAAACATGATAGCAATAtgtgtatatatacatatatggcTAATGAGTTCTTGAGTGTATCAAATCAACAATTCGGAGAGAATTGTATAATTTATGTTAGCATTGAGTAATTTTAACCGCTAAGCTTTATTGAAAAATGCAAAACATCATTATTTGCTCATTTGAAGAACACAACTTCATATATCATGTAGAATAGTTACCTTAGTTGAGATGAGATAATATTTCCCCCAACCTTTGTATACGAAACTTAGATCTGTTGTGTAATAAGTGAGGCAATTGCCTCAGgcccaaatatttttgggtaccaaaatcttaaaaaaaaaattataatgatatgttcatgggcttatttttaaaaagcccataaataataatctataacctatcaatgataagccctaacttaatttgtatccaaaaaaataaaaataaaaaacgttatcttacttggagaaaagaatcgcaaaattctcatttatcaacaaaatcaaggaaaaagaaaaaaaaaataagaacaaacattctagaaaaaaaaaaacactttccCCAAACTCCAAGCCCGTCGTCGATTCTCCAGCTTGCCGGAATCAGAGCAGAAAACTCGATCGTCTCCTTCCCCGAGCTCTTGAGCCTTTTTCGCTCGTTCCAGTCTTGTTTCTCGGCACTGTGCCACTACCCACTAGAGTTCTTCCTCCGATTTCGGTGAGATTTTGGTtcgatttacttgattattttttattgttgtgGACTTGTCTGGTGAAATGGTGGATTCACAATCTGTATCTTGCATTATTGCATAGAGGAAGTATAACATTGTGGTTAATCATAAATtcattattctcttcttctaccAAGCGGTGGAAAATCTTCAAAGATCATGTACAAGGTCTTACGGTCAAGCCATTATCACAAACACGATGGGAAAGTCATGTTGAAAGTGTGAAGCCCATAAAAGACCAGACTTTAAAAATACGAGATGCTTTAATTGATTTGGCAAACACTTCTTGTGACTCAAAAATAAAGAGTGAAGCTGAGGGTTTGGCATCATTTgaacttgagaattttgaattCCTAACCGGAATGATAATTTGGTACAAGTTATTATATGAGATTAACATTGTCAGTAAGTTTCTCCAATCAGAAAAAATGGATATTGATGTTGCTATTAGACAGTTAAAGGGGCTTATTTCTTTTCTCCAAGAGTTTAGAGAATCTGGATTTGATCAAGTCTTGGTTGAAGCCGAACATATTATAAGTGAAATGGGAATTGAACCTATTTTCCGAAAAAACGCATCATTCGGAGAAAGAGACAATTTGATGATATTAACAGTGAAGAGGTAACTCAATCTCCTAAAGAATGTTTTcgagttaatttaaaatttattatatttgtttattgaaaattgaatcatttaaaataatatttaagttgaTTGTGTTTAGCAATCTTTTGAACTAAACTTAAGACAacctcttattatttttattgttatttctcAGTGTTAATGTCATCTTTACAAAAACGTGAAAGAATGATAGTTACTCactttcaaaataaacaataactaaataataaattttactaaaaatttGAGTGTACTTTTAACTTTGAGTAACTAATGATAAGTTTAAGcaaaaaaattcaacaaatCCAAATAATACCATGGACATTCTTTATGTTTTCATCATAGCAAAACAATTATCCCATGGCCGCGGTAACCATACACAGCTATTGACAAATATCTAGGGTTTTTCCCATGGCCGCCGTAACCATACACAGCTATTGACAAATTTCTAGGGTTTTTCCCATGGCCGCGGCACGCGGTAACCATACACAGCTTTTGACAAATATGTAGGGTTTTCCCATGGCTGCGGTAACCATACACAGCTATTGAAAAATTTCTAGGGTTTTTCCCATGGCCGCGGCCCGTGGTAACCATACACAGCTATTGACGAATTTCTAGGGTTTAGCCCATGGCCGCCGTCAATTTTAGTACTACATAAGAGAACAAAAGCCCTACCCTACTCTAGATTACCCTCACTTTCTCTCACTAGATGGCCAAAACCAGTGCAGTCAAACGCAACCTAGACTCCTACACTATCAGAGGCACCAACAAAGTCGTCAAAGGTAATTGAATCTGTctctttttttatatgattgtCTATGTcggttttctttctttttgtttttataatatcttTCTACATTATGGTTTGTTTCTGAAGTTGGAGACAATGTGCTGTTGCGATCACCGGAGAACAATACTACTCCTTATGTGGCTCAGATTAACAAGAACCAGATAGACAATAGAAATAACGTGACAGTTCAGCTAAGATGGTATTACAGGCCGGAGGATTCCAACGGAGGTCGTAAACTATTCCATGGTGAGAAAGAACTGTTCTTGTCTGACCACTATGAGTTTCAGAGTGCTTACACGGTTCAAGGTAAGTGTATGGTTCATTCTTTCAAGAATTACACCAAGCTAGAGAGGGTTGGAGCTAAGGATTACTATTGCCGATTTGAATACAAATCTGCAATCGGTCTTTTTTTACCTATTCGCGTTAGAGTGtaagtatatattttatctatttatctaTTGTGTTTGGTTCTGTCTAACTTGGTATAGATTTTGTAGTTTTTGTAGTTTTTGTGATTGATTGGACTTATATTTTGAAGGTATTGTAAATGCCAAATACCTGAGAACCCAGACCATTTTATGGTGCAGTGTGAGGAATGCAAAAACTGGTAATAATCTTTCTAGGATTatcaattgaattttttaaggTTGGAAATAGGAACACACCACATTTCTGGGTAATTAGTAATGTGTCCTATAAGTggagtttagaatttatttaatattaagttttacttgttcaaatttgagaTGTTGTCATATACCTTTATCTTTATGTAGGTACCATCCTTCTTGTCTTGGTATGACTATAAATCAAGTAAAACAATTAGATGAGTTTATATGCTCCAGTTGTAATGGAGAGGAGGTATTCATTTTACAATGcaatgatttattatatatcttattattgACTCGgataacttaatttataattctattGTTATGCAGGATGAAACTTCAATGACGAATTAAGTAAAGGAGACAATGTGAAGTCTgagtgtattaatatatattctaatgaATCATGGTAGTGTTGTTTGGCATTGAGAGTTGTTATGCATGTATGCTTTCTAAAGTTATGTTGtaagaaaaacaattatctATTTAAGTttgttgattataattatataactagccatttctaatataaatttaacattaatctaaatctagattgaaaaaaaaaaactgaaattcaTCTCCTTTGACATGTTAGTCAATTAAAAGTGACAAGATTTTGATACTTGTCATGagttaattaatataacaaatcaatttttttaaattatatatcataatacGACAAAACATGCACAATCGAAAaccttattatttttcataatacaGTATAAGGATGGGTAAGATGTACTCTAAAAGCTTATaattaaaacatgacttcatCAAAATGTTGTATTAGTGTTACTTACCCTATTCATCTTCTTCTAGTTCATATTGCATGGTTGAATATTAAaagaacattttttattaataagaaatatatccTACTAAGACAACTTGTTAaggtaaaatatatatgaacacAAAGAGCGATGATGTCAATAAGACAAGACAACAACTTTGTAAGATACATGTCCTCTATGGAAAGATCCATCATTTTGGCTAAGTAATCAAGTTGAAAAAgtaatcaaaaaattaaatacaaacaacctattcaaaataactaataatgaGAAAAATTTATAAgcaaccaaataacaaataataagacTCCAAACAAGCAAAAATAATTAGTACTATGAATAATTAGGTgatttataagaaaacaaaatacacaaaaaaaacaaactaaCGACAAACCGTACAATGGTACTTAGAAACCATTTTCTCATCCTCATTAGAAACGCTTTAAATGAAAATGGAATGTCATAATTGTTAGTGTCATATtaattctctttaattaaaaacatatttaagtaattattttctCAATCCTCGCCATTTTAAATTGAGGCTAGGTTTCTAGATAATGCTATATTTTTCACCCCATATCAAAATTGAACGGAATGTACAAAATAACATACAAATTCTTGAGTTGTAATAAACCACTAACattgaaaaaattgatattaaaaatagattttgtttAGCCAAAACTCCTAGGGCCACATGTCAACGTCTTCAAATCATCCAAAAGCATGCccaaattgttttataaaatttattctcaatatttcaatttaactaATTGATACCATTTATTTTTCTACTGTGGTGTttcagattttcaaaaaaaaattggctGCTTATTTTAATCCTCAaatttcaacttaatttaattgcttcaaaaataatttaatcaggTTCCATGATTTCTCTAACTTCTAAGGTTGTCTAGGACATGATTCTAACTTTATACATCATCATTTCTAACAAATATTCACCTTGATCATAAGTGAAAGAGCTTATCTATCATCTATCTTGGTGTTCATCACAAGAGAAATTTAATTCTCTTTGAAATCCAAACATCCCATCATGTCCATACTTTCATATGTTGTATGGGCTTTAACTTATGGAATTCTTCACCAATTATAAGTTCATCAGATACTCTTTTCAACCATTTCCCTCCTATACAACTCTCCAAGAGTAAGACACACAaccagaaagagtttgaataatttgtaaattaaattttctaactTGTTTTGATTCCTTAAGCATAAACACATACCTTGATCTCCTCTTTGTCAACAACCTTGCATGATTTGTCCACAAACCCAACCAAACAAAGTCGCGGTTCCTGGATCCTCAATTTCTCAACTCCACCTTTGTAATCATATATAGTCTCTCTTTGTGTCATTATCGGATTTGACATGAATCTTGTTTTCATCCTCAATGAGTATTGGCCTATTCCAAGCCATCACAAACAATAAGGAACAAGTTACAGTTGCATCTTTCTTCATTCTTTGGGTAGTCTCCATTTAACACCTTGAAGTGGACTACCAGTGAAATAGACACTCCCTTGCAATGGGACATGGAGAATCTATAAACATCTCTTAATTAACTTGTAGATCATTTGGTTTCCCAACTTGAATGAAGACTCTACAtatatctttctttattttcattccAAACAACACTTCTTGATTTCTCCAACTTCTTTATATCAATCTTCTTTTTAAGCATATACATGAGTTCCCAAATAGTTTTCATGTCCTTGCAAGCAAGTGGATAATTTTCATAGAGCAACAACAAGATTTTGTGTTCACCACTTCCAACTTTTAAAAGGGTCTCACCTTCAATCTATTTGGAAAACATTCAACAATCAATACatcacttgaatgaatttcctACCATAAATCTATGGTAACTTTTGTATACCGCCTAAATGATCATCTTTCTAATGCAAAtactattcaaaataaaaa from Impatiens glandulifera chromosome 5, dImpGla2.1, whole genome shotgun sequence includes:
- the LOC124940597 gene encoding chromatin remodeling protein EBS-like, with the translated sequence MAKTSAVKRNLDSYTIRGTNKVVKVGDNVLLRSPENNTTPYVAQINKNQIDNRNNVTVQLRWYYRPEDSNGGRKLFHGEKELFLSDHYEFQSAYTVQGKCMVHSFKNYTKLERVGAKDYYCRFEYKSAIGLFLPIRVRVYCKCQIPENPDHFMVQCEECKNW